The following are encoded together in the Drosophila sechellia strain sech25 chromosome 3R, ASM438219v1, whole genome shotgun sequence genome:
- the LOC6617038 gene encoding dipeptidase 1: protein MKSRKLPKGFVLCGLNCLTFVYFPLVLPILRCSAGAASSASGGGSKTADDFDFRMQRVRNVLKEVPLIDGHNDLPWNIRKFLKNQLKDFHFGGDLRELAPWSSSAWSHTDLRRLKEGMVSAQFWSAYAPCSSQHLDAVQLTLEQIDLIRRLVQLYPHHMALVTTASGIEQTHRTGKIASLIGVEGGHAIGTSLSVLRMFYQLGARYLTLTHTCNTPWADCCKVDEPGKYPHIGGLSQFGKLVVKEMNRLGMIVDLSHVSVPTMLDALAASRAPLIFSHSSAHAICNSSRNVPDHVLQRIAINGGLVMVAFYPHFVSCSGQATLHDVVAHINHIREVAGIDHVGIGAGYDGVNLVPKGLEDVSKYPHLFAALLESDKWSEEDIAKLAGRNLIRVFKEVEAVRDQMELLRVAPIDQSIPAEDIMGRSYCRYQGPRT from the exons ATGAAATCGCGGAAGCTGCCAAAGGGCTTCGTGCTTTGTGGCCTCAACTGTTTGACCTTTGTCTACTTCCCGCTCGTCCTGCCAATCCTGCGATGCTCGGCCGGAGCGGCGTCGTCGGCCAGCGGCGGTGGCTCAAAGACCGCCGACGACTTCGACTTCCGGATGCAGCGGGTGCGGAATGTCCTGAAGGAAGTGCCCCTCATCGACGGGCACAACGATCTGCCGTGGAATATCCGCAAGTTTCTGAAGAACCAACTGAAGGACTTCCACTTTGGCGGCGATCTGCGGGAACTGGCTCCCTGGTCATCGAGTGCCTGGAGTCACACAGACCTGCGCCGCCTGAAGGAGGGCATGGTCTCCGCTCAGTTCTGGTCCGCCTACGCCCCCTGCTCATCCCAGCATCTGGATGCAGTGCAGCTGACGCTGGAGCAGATCGACCTGATTCGTCGACTTGTTCAGCTCTATCCGCATCACATGGCGCTGGTCACGACTGCTTCTGGAATCGAGCAGACGCACCGGACTGGCAAGATCGCCAGTCTCATTGGCGTGGAGGGTGGACATGCCATCGGCACCAGTCTGAGTGTCCTGCGAATGTTCTACCAACTGGGCGCCAGATACTTGACTCTCACACACACCTGCAATACACCATG GGCGGACTGCTGCAAAGTTGACGAACCTGGGAAGTACCCACACATAGGCGGTCTTTCGCAGTTCGGCAAG CTGGTGGTCAAGGAGATGAACCGACTGGGCATGATAGTGGATCTGTCTCACGTCTCGGTGCCCACGATGCTGGATGCCCTGGCCGCCTCGAGGGCGCCGTTAATATTCTCGCACTCCTCGGCGCACGCCATCTGCAATAGTTCCCGCAACGTTCCTGATCATGTCCTGCAACGCATT GCAATAAACGGCGGTCTGGTTATGGTGGCCTTTTATCCGCATTTCGTCAGCTGCTCGGGACAGGCGACATTGCACGATGTTGTGG CGCATATCAACCACATAAGGGAGGTGGCCGGCATCGATCATGTTGGCATTGGAGCTGGCTACGACGGAGTCAACTT AGTGCCCAAAGGACTGGAGGATGTGTCCAAATATCCGCATCTTTTTGCTGCCCTGCTCGAGTCTGATAAATGGTCTGAGGAGGATATTGCCAAGTTGGCTGGCAGGAATCTAATACGTGTATTCAAGGAAGTCGAAGCG GTGCGCGATCAGATGGAACTTTTGCGAGTGGCACCCATTGATCAGTCAATTCCAGCCGAAGACATTATGGGCCGATCCTATTGTCGTTATCAAGGACCAAGAACGTGA
- the LOC6617037 gene encoding fructose-bisphosphate aldolase isoform X1, translating to MTTYFNYPSKELQDELREIAQRIVAPGKGILAADESGPTMGKRLQDIGVENTEDNRRAYRQLLFSTDPKLAENISGVILFHETLYQKADDGTPFAEILKKKGIILGIKVDKGVVPLFGSEDEVTTQGLDDLAARCAQYKKDGCDFAKWRCVLKIGKNTPSYQSILENANVLARYASICQSQRIVPIVEPEVLPDGDHDLDRAQKVTETVLAAVYKALSDHHVYLEGTLLKPNMVTAGQSAKKNTPEEIALATVQALRRTVPAAVTGVTFLSGGQSEEEATVNLSAINNVPLIRPWALTFSYGRALQASVLRAWAGKKENIAAGQNELLKRAKANGDAAQGKYVAGSAGAGSGSLFVANHAY from the exons ATGACCACCTACTTCAACTACCCCAgcaaggagctgcaggatgaGCTGCGCGAGATCGCTCAGCGAATCGTTGCCCCCGGCAAGGGAATCCTCGCCGCCGATGAGTCCGGCCCAACCATGGGCAAGCGTCTGCAGGACATCGGCGTGGAGAACACCGAGGACAACCGCCGTGCCTACCGTCAGCTGTTGTTCAGCACTGACCCCAAGCTGGCCGAGAACATCTCTGGAGTGATCCTGTTCCACGAGACCCTCTACCAGAAGGCCGACGATGGCACCCCCTTCGCCGAGATCCTGAAGAAGAAGGGCATCATTCTGGGCATCAAGGTCGACAAGGGTGTGGTCCCACTGTTCGGCTCCGAGGACGAGGTCACCACCCAGGGTCTGGATGACCTGGCTGCCCGTTGCGCCCAGTACAAGAAGGACGGTTGCGACTTCGCCAAGTGGCGTTGCGTCCTGAAGATCGGCAAGAACACCCCATCCTACCAGTCGATCCTGGAGAACGCCAATGTCCTGGCCCGCTACGCCTCCATCTGCCAGTCGCAGCGCATCGTCCCAATTGTGGAGCCCGAGGTTCTGCCCGATGGCGATCACGATCTGGACCGCGCCCAGAAGGTCACCGAGACCGTCCTGGCCGCCGTCTACAAGGCCCTGAGCGACCACCACGTCTACCTGGAGGGTACTCTGCTGAAGCCCAACATGGTCACCGCCGGTCAGTCGGCCAAGAAGAACACCCCCGAGGAGATCGCCCTGGCCACCGTGCAGGCTCTGCGCCGCACCGTTCCCGCCGCCGTTACTG GCGTGACCTTCCTGTCTGGAGGTCAGTCCGAGGAGGAGGCCACCGTCAACCTGAGTGCCATCAACAACGTTCCCTTGATCCGCCCATGGGCCCTCACCTTCTCGTACGGTCGTGCCCTGCAGGCCTCCGTCCTGCGTGCCTGGGCTGGCAAGAAGGAGAACATCGCCGCCGGCCAGAACGAGCTGCTCAAGCGCGCCAAG GCCAACGGTGATGCTGCTCAGGGCAAGTACGTTGCCGGAAGCGCTGGTGCCGGATCCGGATCCCTGTTCGTGGCCAACCACGCCTACTAA
- the LOC6617037 gene encoding fructose-bisphosphate aldolase isoform X2 produces MTTYFNYPSKELQDELREIAQRIVAPGKGILAADESGPTMGKRLQDIGVENTEDNRRAYRQLLFSTDPKLAENISGVILFHETLYQKADDGTPFAEILKKKGIILGIKVDKGVVPLFGSEDEVTTQGLDDLAARCAQYKKDGCDFAKWRCVLKIGKNTPSYQSILENANVLARYASICQSQRIVPIVEPEVLPDGDHDLDRAQKVTETVLAAVYKALSDHHVYLEGTLLKPNMVTAGQSAKKNTPEEIALATVQALRRTVPAAVTGVTFLSGGQSEEEATVNLSAINNVPLIRPWALTFSYGRALQASVLRAWAGKKENIAAGQNELLKRAKANSQACQGIYVPGSIPSFAGNANLFVAQHKY; encoded by the exons ATGACCACCTACTTCAACTACCCCAgcaaggagctgcaggatgaGCTGCGCGAGATCGCTCAGCGAATCGTTGCCCCCGGCAAGGGAATCCTCGCCGCCGATGAGTCCGGCCCAACCATGGGCAAGCGTCTGCAGGACATCGGCGTGGAGAACACCGAGGACAACCGCCGTGCCTACCGTCAGCTGTTGTTCAGCACTGACCCCAAGCTGGCCGAGAACATCTCTGGAGTGATCCTGTTCCACGAGACCCTCTACCAGAAGGCCGACGATGGCACCCCCTTCGCCGAGATCCTGAAGAAGAAGGGCATCATTCTGGGCATCAAGGTCGACAAGGGTGTGGTCCCACTGTTCGGCTCCGAGGACGAGGTCACCACCCAGGGTCTGGATGACCTGGCTGCCCGTTGCGCCCAGTACAAGAAGGACGGTTGCGACTTCGCCAAGTGGCGTTGCGTCCTGAAGATCGGCAAGAACACCCCATCCTACCAGTCGATCCTGGAGAACGCCAATGTCCTGGCCCGCTACGCCTCCATCTGCCAGTCGCAGCGCATCGTCCCAATTGTGGAGCCCGAGGTTCTGCCCGATGGCGATCACGATCTGGACCGCGCCCAGAAGGTCACCGAGACCGTCCTGGCCGCCGTCTACAAGGCCCTGAGCGACCACCACGTCTACCTGGAGGGTACTCTGCTGAAGCCCAACATGGTCACCGCCGGTCAGTCGGCCAAGAAGAACACCCCCGAGGAGATCGCCCTGGCCACCGTGCAGGCTCTGCGCCGCACCGTTCCCGCCGCCGTTACTG GCGTGACCTTCCTGTCTGGAGGTCAGTCCGAGGAGGAGGCCACCGTCAACCTGAGTGCCATCAACAACGTTCCCTTGATCCGCCCATGGGCCCTCACCTTCTCGTACGGTCGTGCCCTGCAGGCCTCCGTCCTGCGTGCCTGGGCTGGCAAGAAGGAGAACATCGCCGCCGGCCAGAACGAGCTGCTCAAGCGCGCCAAG GCCAATTCCCAGGCCTGCCAGGGTATTTACGTGCCCGGCTCAATTCCGTCGTTTGCCGGCAATGCCAACCTCTTTGTCGCCCAGCACAAATACTAA